The Horticoccus luteus DNA window AAGCTCGACGTTCTTCGTGCTGAACCTGCAGGAAGAGTTGTCCTACGTCGAAACCGCTCTCTCCGCCGCCCTCGCCGCGCAACGCCGCGCCGTCGCCGCCTATGATCGCGAGATCGGCACCACGCTCGAGCGCTACCACGTCACCCTCACGCCATCCGCCGACCGCCCCGCGACGACCACGTTGGCGCACTAAACGCCCCTCGGTCGCTCCGCGCTCCGTCCTCGTCGCAGGCTAACGCGCCAGCATTTCGTCTTCCTGCCGCGGTCGACTCGTCGCAGCGGACCGCACTGGCGTTTGGTCGGAAACCTCCGCGCGTTTACCGTCCGTCACCGATCGGCGCCCCGCACGCGACGCAATGTCCTGTCGTTTCGTGCAACAAATTCGGCTTGGCTCGCGTCAGAAAACCCTCTGGTTCCATTCCCACCTCCCATGAAAAAATCCCTGCTTCTCCTCGCCCTCACCGGCGTTTTCACCCTCGCTCCCGCCCTCTCGCTTCCGGCGCAGGAAGCTGTCTCGCCGCACGCGGAGCGCAAAACGACGCCCCTCGGGAAAGAGATGAAAGAAATGGGCAAGGCCTTCCGCACCCTCGGCCGCCAAATCGACGACGCTTCGAAAAACGCCGCCTCGATCAAGCTCGTCGCCACGATGCGCGAAGCTGCGGAAGCCAGCCTGCAGTATAAACCCGAAAAGACCGCTGATCTCCCCGCGGCGGATCAGGCCAAGTTCGTCGCCGACTTCCAGGCTGGCGTCAAAAATCTCATCGCAGACCTCGACAAACTCACCGCCGCACTCAAGGCCAACGACAACGCCGCCGCCGCGGCAACCCTCCGCGAAATCAAGGACGACCAGAAAAAAGGCCACAAGGAGTTCAAGAAGGAACACCCCGGTGATCGCCGCGGGTAAACGCGTCCGCCGCCTGGCCGCAGGCGCCGTGATCGTTTTCATCGCGCTCCAGTTTTTCCGCCCCGCGCGCACTCAGTCACCCGCGGAGCCTGGCCCGGATGATTTTGCTCTTCGGTATGCTGTGCCCGAACCCTTTCGGCGGCAGTTGCAGGAGTCATGTTACGACTGTCATTCGAACCACCCGCGCTACC harbors:
- a CDS encoding cytochrome b562, which codes for MKKSLLLLALTGVFTLAPALSLPAQEAVSPHAERKTTPLGKEMKEMGKAFRTLGRQIDDASKNAASIKLVATMREAAEASLQYKPEKTADLPAADQAKFVADFQAGVKNLIADLDKLTAALKANDNAAAAATLREIKDDQKKGHKEFKKEHPGDRRG